CTTGGTGGTGCATTCGCAATTCTTGCTCCTTCAACTATAGCAGGTAGTTCACAAACTTATGAACCAGTCAATATCATTGCAATCAATGGATTTAACGGGATTGCTGTTGCCTTGTTAGGTAACTCTAATCCAATTGGTATTATATTTTCCGCATTATTCATCTCTCATATACAGCGAGGTGGTACATCAGCAAGTCTTTTTGGTTACAAACCAGAAATTATTGATGTCGTTATATCAGTTATCATTTACTTCTCTGCATTCTCATTAATTATGAGTGGTGTCATCGGTAAATTCTTTAAGAATTTGAGGAAAAAGAAAGATAAAGCCGATGCTGCTAAAATAGCAGATGTAAAGGAGGTAAGTTAACATGGATGTTATCTATTATTTAATTCAAAATATGCTTCCTGTTGCAATTCCTTTATTACTAGTTGCTCTTGGTGGAATGTTTAGTGAACGTAGTGGTGTTGTCAACATCGCATTAGAAGGGATTATGTTATTTGGCGCATTCTTTGGTGCATTGTTTATTTTAAATGTTCAAGACTCTTCTATAAATCCACAGTTATTACTTCTTATCGGTATGATTGTAGCTGGTGCTGCTGGGATTGCATTTTCAATGTTACTGGCTTACGCTGCAGTCAATATGAAAGCAAATCAAGTTATTTCAGGGACAGCGATGAATATGTTTATTCCTGCTGCAATCCTTCTATTTTCTAAAATGAGTTTTAATTCAGATGGTATTACAACTGATATTAGTTTATATATTCGTGAAGTTCCATTATTATCAAAGATACCTGTTATCGGTGATTTATTCTTCCAAAATACTTATTTAACTGTATATATCGGATTCTTATTTTTAATTATTTCAACAATACTTTTATACAAAACTAAGTTTGGTCTTCGCTTGAGAGCTTGTGGAGAACATCCACATGCAGCAGACTCTGTTGGGATTAATGTATCTAAGATGAGATATTATGGTGTAGGTCTATCAGGCTTATTAGGTGGTATTGGTGGTTATTTCTATTCAGTTGGTATCTTAACAAGTAATATTAGTGGTCACACTGGTGTTGCTGGCTTTGGGTTCTTAGCATTAGCTGTTATGATCTTTGGGCAATGGCAACCAATTAAAATTATGTTTGCAGCTTTATTCTTTGCATTCTTATCAACACTTGCTTATTCAATTCCACTTATTCCATTTTTACAAAACCTAGGTATTGATACAACATATTATAAGATCCTACCTTATTTTGCAACTCTAGTTGTTTTAGTCTTCACTTCTAAGAAGTCTAGAGCACCAAAAGCTGAAGGTATTCCTTATGATAAAGGATTAAGATAATTTAGTTTAAAATGATAAAAGGGGCTGTAATGAAATAAAATCATTATAGTCTATAAAACACAAAACCACTCTGGAAAATCCAGAGTGGTTTTTGATATAATTGAAGTATGCAAAGTACTCAATTAACTCAATCTTATTTTAGCGCAAAACAATTAAAATTACCACTAGAAATGAACATTTTAATACCATTTGATAGTGAAGTCAGAACATTTGACGAAGTATTTTCAAAAATCGAGGTTAAAAAATACTTAGTATCCAAATCTCATCAAGGTAGACTAGGATACAATTCAGTCAATATGTTGAAATTGGTATTGTTTTGCCAGATGGAAAAAATCCATAGTTTAAGAGCAATGGAAAAGGCAGCTAAAAATGATATTAGGCTCATGTGGTTGACTAATGAGTTAAAACCAAGCCATAATACCATCAAAGAATTTATTAATACCCACTTAAAAACATCCATCGAAGATATCTTTTTAGAGATCAATCAATATATCGCAAAAAAAGAACAAATTGATATCAATACCTTATATATAGATGGGACAAAGATAGAGGCAAACGCAAACAAATATAAATTTGTTTGGAAGAACTCAATTCTTAAGTTTAAACAAAAACTTCAACTCAAAATTACCAAGACTCTGCACAAATTAAATGAAGACTATAAACATTTAGGCATCTACTTTCTGATCAAAGAAGATTATGAGATATCATATTTAGAAAAGATTAGAGATTTCTTAGTCAATGAAATTGACAAAGAAGGCATTGATTTTGTCTATGGCAAAGGGAACCACAAAAGTGGATTACAAAGAGATTATGAAGATATCGTAGACTACATAGAAAAACTAACAAGCTATAATCATGATTTAGAGATCATAGGTCCATCAAGAAATTCATATGCAAGAACAGATCATGGTGCAACATATATGCGCATGAAAGACGATCATATGAGAAATGGTCAATTAAAGGCTGGATACAACATTCAAATTGGCGTGTCAGATGGATATATCATGCATATGGATGTCTATCAGAATCGAAGCGATTATAAAACATTAGAACCATTTCTAGAAGGATTTAATCATAGCTATGGATTTTATCCTAAATATCCTGTAGCAGATGCTGGATATGGTGGACTTATAAATTATAGATATTTAAAATCCAAAGATATGGAACTCTATCAAAAATATCCAATGTATAAAAAAGAAACCAGCAATCAGAACTATATAAATAGTCCTTATCGTGCAGAAAATTTCACTAAAGATAAAAACGGGAATCTAATTTGTCCAAAAGGACGAAAGATGAATTATCTATTTACAAGACACAATGGTAAAGATGTTTATGAGTCATCTACTTGTTTAAGATGTCCGCTAGCTTCAAAGTGTAAAAAAGGGAAAGCTCCAAGACGTATTGAAGTCAATGAAGAATTATGGAACTATCAAAAAAAAGCAAGAGATAATCTTCAATCTGATTTAGGTATAGAACTTAGGATTCAACGCTCAATTCAAGTTGAAGGCGCATTTGGGGTTTTAAAAGAAGACTTTAAATTTAGAAGATTTAAGCGACGTGGCATCCAAAATGTTAAATTAGAGTTTATGTTACTCTCAATTGGGTATAATTTATCAAAATATCATAACAAGCAACAACGATTCGTTCAATAGTTATCCTGTGGAAAACTAAAGAATTTTGAAGTTCTCTTTTAAATATGCCTAAAAACAGGTATTTTTTTATGTTTATCCACAAAACAAAAGAAAAAGGGACTGTGTAGTCCATGAAGATTAAATATTCTTCATTTCATTACAGCCCCTTTTTTTTATTCATATATTTTAGTAATGATCGGATTATGCTTTAATGAATCAACAGCTTCTTTAATTAAGCCTTTTAATACGCCTAAATTGACATCAGATAGCTTTTTAATATATAAACACCCTTTCCCCGTTTTATAGGTTCCTAAGTGTTTTAAAGCCTTAAATTGATTGACATCCCAACTTAAGTATAAAGTGATTGCTTGTTTCCTACTGGCAAACCCGAATTCAAAAGTGTCACCTTGTCTTTTAGATGCATAAGTATATTGGATTTTACCAAATCCAATGATAGATCCCCACATGAAGGGTTCTTTTTTTGTTATGTCTTTTGCGATATCAATAAGTTTTTTAATATCATCTACTCTATTTTCTTCTAAATTTTCTATATATTGACTTAATGTTTGTTCTTGTTTTTGCATAACATAACCTCGCTTTTATTATATCTTAGCAAAAACTATTCATAGAAAACATATATTGGCTTATGTTTAAATAAAACCAATGGTAAGGAAGGTAAGAATTAATGTAATCACATTTGCGATAAATGCATAACCCATTGCTTTTGATCTACTATGTTCTTTTAAAACATACCCATATAATAAAATTTCTGTAATAAACACAAGAATTTCTCCTAGTATTAAAACACCAAGAAGACCAAAGAATGAACCCCATGCATAAAAGCCTATTGCCATAAAGACAGTTAATAGCGTTTGTGTAACTAAATTGGTTAACCCAACAATCATATAACTTTCTTTTCTTCGATAATTATAGGCAAACAAAATAAGTAATTCTACACCAACCGTAATGATCACTCTTATTAAAAGTGAAATTGAGACGTGAGTGTAGGGTATTGATTCTGTTAGGACACCAACATCTTGTTGATTAAATGATAAATCAACATCAGATAGATCATAAGTCATTGTTGATTGAAATAGTTTTCTATCGATTATTTTAGATGTAATCATCGTATCATCATCTAAGATGATTACAATCTTGAATGTTTTTGGTGCACTAAAATATCCTACATGATAGATTTCTTTTGAATCATCTGGTTTTGATAAGATTGCTGGTATACCATTATAAAGTGTTCTAGATACGAATCCATCCTCATCTTGATATCCATTTAAAATATCACTAGGATAATCATCTTGATAATAATTACCTTCTATTTCATTTGCAAGATCAAAAAGATCTAGAATTTCTATATCATTACTCTCATAGATTAAGACATCAAAATAATAAGGTTGATCAACACCTATAATTTCTATATCGATAGTTGATTTAGGTCCCATATCAGCATTGATATCAAGCGCAAGAAAACTAAATAATATAAATGTAATAACTAAAAAGCTTATAATTCTTTTCCCCATATTCATCCTCCCTTTTATAAGAAAAATATTGATAAAGCTATAAGTAATTGTCCTAAATAATAAGTTGCAAGATTTGAAACAACAAATACATTTGATTTTTCATTTTTAAAATAAATTGGTGCTAACAATAAATCAGATAAACCAAATAGGAGTGCACCTATCATAAAGCTTAAACTATATAGATTAAATGATAGGTCGATTGCTTGTAAGATAGAAAAACCTACCATGGTAAAAATCACAAATGTATAAATATAGGTCATGATTTCTAGTTTCCCCATTTTTAAATCCATAAGTTTTCCGCCTATATAAACAACAATAGTCATTATTAGACCTATACCTAAAGCAATGATATTAAATTTGGTGTAATTAATGATGCCTACGATATAAAGCAGATGTCCAATTAAAAAGATAATCATTCCATTATTGATAGTGAAGATTCTCTTTTGATCATAAAAATACTGAACTCCAAGAAATAGATCACCAATAAGCCCAGAAACTAATCCTAAAATGATTAATAAAATAAGTCTAGCATATTTGTATTCAAATATTAACATGCCCACTCCATTAGCCGGTGTAGTCATGAAATGAAATGCACCATAAAGAGCTATTGCAATAAACATAAAGCTAGCAAAACCTTTATAAAAAAATCCTTCTAAACGTTTTTGTTTGACGACATGATAAATAAACACAAACCATGAAACTAAAAATAGGCCAATCAGAACAAATATCATAATGTATTTCCTTTCAAGTTAACTATATGTATTTATATTTTTTGAATCTATAAAAAGTAAAATTGATAATGAAGCCATGGGTATAAAAATCAAAACAATAATTTCAAGTGAATCAAAGATATAATACATTTTAAAAAATATAAAGAAAATAATTGCCATAATTCCTATAAAATATGATAAAATTCTTTCTTTATGCCAGCATATCATAGTTGTTAATAACAAGAATAACCCTGGCAATATGGATATTAAAAGCCCTAATATCTCATTTGTGATATTTCCTTCAGTAGAGCCAAATACATTAAATGCAAACATTACAAATAAAAGTGAAATGATAATCATGTATATTTTTAATACATTAATTATTTTTGTCATATATACACTTTCTTTCTTTATGAATTAGATAAGGACTTTTCTTTTTCTTTTTGCCAAAAAATTCTATCTTTTTCTGTTATTTTTCTAATAACTCTACAAGGATTTCCATAACATAAAGTATCATCTTCTAAATCATTTGTAACAACACTACCTGAACCAATGACGACACCACTACCAATAGTAACTCCAGGATTAATAACTACGTTTGCCCCAATCCAAACATCATCTTTAATCGTAATATCGTAGCCAAATTCATAAAGTTCTGCTCGTATCACTTTATCCAAAGGATGACCTGCTGTCATAATGCCAACATTAGGTCCAATCATGACTCGATTGCCTATTGTTACTTTTCCTATATCAAGAACTGTAAAGTTATAATTAGCAAAAAAATGGTCCCCTATGTATAAATTACATCCATAATCAACTAAAAAAGGTTGATTGATCCATACATCTTTGCCCATAGAGCCTAACAATTGGTTTAAGATTGCTTGTTGTTCTTCTTTTTGGCTTGGTCTTAAATGATTATAGTCGTAAGTTAGTTCGCTAGCTCTTTTTCTCATTGAAGATAATTTCTTTTCTCCTGCTTGATAAAGCATACCTTTAAGCATTTTTTCTTGTTCTGTCATATATAGTTTTCCTTTTTAATAATTTCTTTTATTATATCACGTATTAGGTATTAAAAAAAGATTGATTACATCCTTTATGAATAAGGAATATAAGCAATCTTTATATTTAGTATTTAATTATTTTCTAACACTCTTTTTCAGTTTAGAAACTACTTCTTGTCCATATGTTCTAATGCTTTCCATCGTCATTTCATGTGGCATATAAGAACCTGGTGTATGAAATAATAGACGGTTAATGTTAAGTCCCTGTATTAAAGATAATAGTCTTTTGGTGACTTCTTCTTTATTACCTACATAAAATGGTCCACGCTTCATATTAGCCATATAGCTTTCTTTAGAATAAGAAGGCCAACCTCTCTCACTAGCTATTTTAGAAAATTGAGCATGATGAGATGGATAATATTTTTCTAAAATATCAGGATCACTACTGATAAGTCCATGAACAGCAACTCCAATTTCCATATCCTCTTCTTTAAATCCTTTTTCAAGATAAGTCTTTTTATATAAATCAACAAGTGGTTTAAAATTTAAGGGATTGCCTCCAATTATCGCAAAAACGATAGGAAGACCTAGATTTGCAGCTCTTAAAACAGATTCATATGAACCACCAACTGCAATCGATATTTTTAAACTAGATTTTGCTCTTGGATAAATCGTCTTGTTTTTAAATGGTGCTCTTAATTTACCATTCCAAGTTACATTTTCATGATCTCTTATTTTAAGTAGTAAATCTAGTTTTTCTGAATAGAGTTGATCATAGTTTCTTAAATCATATCCAAATAACTCAAAAGATTCAGTAAACGAGCCTCTACCTGCAATGATTTCTGCTCTACCATTAGAGATTAAATCAAGAGTAGCAAATGCCTCATAAACTCTTACTGGATCATCTGAAGATAAGACTGTTACAGCTGAACCTAGATGTATTTGTTTTGTAATTGCAGCTGCAGCTGCCAATATAATTTCAGGACTTGTTGCGGCATAATCAGACCTATGATGTTCTCCAATGCCATAATAATCTAATCCTAACTCATCTGCCAACTTAACCTCTTCTAATGCATGATTTATTCTAGTTTCATGATCTATCATAAAACCTTCGCTACTTAATCCTGTTTCTAAAAATGTCATCAATCCAAAACTCATTTTTTTCATATCATCACCTTGATTTAATATAACATGCAATAAAAAAAAAGACAAAACATATGTTTTATATTAAGTTAAACCTTATTATCAAAAGTAATTTAGTTTATATTTTATCACTTCTCCTGTCAAATAAATGTAATATGTTATAAAATAGAATAGGTGATAAAAAATGATATTAAAAAATAATGAATTAACAGTGACTATAGATAATTTAGGTGCTGAAGCTAAAAGCATCATAAAAAATAATGTTGAATACCTCTGGCAAGCAGATCCTTTATATTGGAAAAGATCTAGTCCAGTACTTTTTCCTATTGTCGGTAGATTATTAGATGATGAATATATATATAATCAAAAAAAATATCATATGACACAACACGGTTTTGCTAGAGACAATGAGTTCATCCTAATCAGTTATAGTGAAACCAAAGTATTATATCTATTAAAAGAAAACGCAAGCACTTTAAAAAATTATCCATTTAAATTTAATCTATATATAGAATATGAGCTTATTGAAAATCAATTAATTGTCACATGGACAGTACAAAACACAAATAGTTATGATATGTATTTCCAAATTGGAGCTCATCCAGCATTTAATTTCTTAAATGGCTCTATAGTAGAAGTTAATAAGCAAACAAATCTTTATGAACTTAAAGGGACGCCTAATATAAATAACATCAAAAAGAACATCAAGGTT
The sequence above is drawn from the Mariniplasma anaerobium genome and encodes:
- a CDS encoding ABC transporter permease, which translates into the protein MDVIYYLIQNMLPVAIPLLLVALGGMFSERSGVVNIALEGIMLFGAFFGALFILNVQDSSINPQLLLLIGMIVAGAAGIAFSMLLAYAAVNMKANQVISGTAMNMFIPAAILLFSKMSFNSDGITTDISLYIREVPLLSKIPVIGDLFFQNTYLTVYIGFLFLIISTILLYKTKFGLRLRACGEHPHAADSVGINVSKMRYYGVGLSGLLGGIGGYFYSVGILTSNISGHTGVAGFGFLALAVMIFGQWQPIKIMFAALFFAFLSTLAYSIPLIPFLQNLGIDTTYYKILPYFATLVVLVFTSKKSRAPKAEGIPYDKGLR
- a CDS encoding IS1182 family transposase, which encodes MQSTQLTQSYFSAKQLKLPLEMNILIPFDSEVRTFDEVFSKIEVKKYLVSKSHQGRLGYNSVNMLKLVLFCQMEKIHSLRAMEKAAKNDIRLMWLTNELKPSHNTIKEFINTHLKTSIEDIFLEINQYIAKKEQIDINTLYIDGTKIEANANKYKFVWKNSILKFKQKLQLKITKTLHKLNEDYKHLGIYFLIKEDYEISYLEKIRDFLVNEIDKEGIDFVYGKGNHKSGLQRDYEDIVDYIEKLTSYNHDLEIIGPSRNSYARTDHGATYMRMKDDHMRNGQLKAGYNIQIGVSDGYIMHMDVYQNRSDYKTLEPFLEGFNHSYGFYPKYPVADAGYGGLINYRYLKSKDMELYQKYPMYKKETSNQNYINSPYRAENFTKDKNGNLICPKGRKMNYLFTRHNGKDVYESSTCLRCPLASKCKKGKAPRRIEVNEELWNYQKKARDNLQSDLGIELRIQRSIQVEGAFGVLKEDFKFRRFKRRGIQNVKLEFMLLSIGYNLSKYHNKQQRFVQ
- a CDS encoding DUF1801 domain-containing protein; this translates as MQKQEQTLSQYIENLEENRVDDIKKLIDIAKDITKKEPFMWGSIIGFGKIQYTYASKRQGDTFEFGFASRKQAITLYLSWDVNQFKALKHLGTYKTGKGCLYIKKLSDVNLGVLKGLIKEAVDSLKHNPIITKIYE
- a CDS encoding lysoplasmalogenase family protein produces the protein MIFVLIGLFLVSWFVFIYHVVKQKRLEGFFYKGFASFMFIAIALYGAFHFMTTPANGVGMLIFEYKYARLILLIILGLVSGLIGDLFLGVQYFYDQKRIFTINNGMIIFLIGHLLYIVGIINYTKFNIIALGIGLIMTIVVYIGGKLMDLKMGKLEIMTYIYTFVIFTMVGFSILQAIDLSFNLYSLSFMIGALLFGLSDLLLAPIYFKNEKSNVFVVSNLATYYLGQLLIALSIFFL
- a CDS encoding DUF7670 domain-containing protein; this translates as MTKIINVLKIYMIIISLLFVMFAFNVFGSTEGNITNEILGLLISILPGLFLLLTTMICWHKERILSYFIGIMAIIFFIFFKMYYIFDSLEIIVLIFIPMASLSILLFIDSKNINTYS
- a CDS encoding sugar O-acetyltransferase; this translates as MTEQEKMLKGMLYQAGEKKLSSMRKRASELTYDYNHLRPSQKEEQQAILNQLLGSMGKDVWINQPFLVDYGCNLYIGDHFFANYNFTVLDIGKVTIGNRVMIGPNVGIMTAGHPLDKVIRAELYEFGYDITIKDDVWIGANVVINPGVTIGSGVVIGSGSVVTNDLEDDTLCYGNPCRVIRKITEKDRIFWQKEKEKSLSNS
- a CDS encoding LLM class flavin-dependent oxidoreductase, with translation MKKMSFGLMTFLETGLSSEGFMIDHETRINHALEEVKLADELGLDYYGIGEHHRSDYAATSPEIILAAAAAITKQIHLGSAVTVLSSDDPVRVYEAFATLDLISNGRAEIIAGRGSFTESFELFGYDLRNYDQLYSEKLDLLLKIRDHENVTWNGKLRAPFKNKTIYPRAKSSLKISIAVGGSYESVLRAANLGLPIVFAIIGGNPLNFKPLVDLYKKTYLEKGFKEEDMEIGVAVHGLISSDPDILEKYYPSHHAQFSKIASERGWPSYSKESYMANMKRGPFYVGNKEEVTKRLLSLIQGLNINRLLFHTPGSYMPHEMTMESIRTYGQEVVSKLKKSVRK
- a CDS encoding aldose 1-epimerase family protein, whose translation is MILKNNELTVTIDNLGAEAKSIIKNNVEYLWQADPLYWKRSSPVLFPIVGRLLDDEYIYNQKKYHMTQHGFARDNEFILISYSETKVLYLLKENASTLKNYPFKFNLYIEYELIENQLIVTWTVQNTNSYDMYFQIGAHPAFNFLNGSIVEVNKQTNLYELKGTPNINNIKKNIKVTVIPIDDTSFLNDAIIYDNIDEITLKDNKKSITLKTKDFPYLGIWTKVIEGKNSPFICLEPWYGISDFMDHDKQLIHKIGIHKLKVNEIFKTSYTIVIN